The following are encoded together in the Phaseolus vulgaris cultivar G19833 chromosome 9, P. vulgaris v2.0, whole genome shotgun sequence genome:
- the LOC137821941 gene encoding uncharacterized protein isoform X2 gives MFFRNRGFSNSQINQMVRKVPWLLSCDPCKRVLPKFDFLLSKGVSSSEIVDQVSKNPGILGPSLKNHIVPTYELIYKFLQSDAKTVGCIFGNSFFSYGDRLARNIRLLQENGVRESNIARLLGNRSKEVFISNDMVKLVKEVKDLGFDPSKTTFAVAMMALKRTSPSMWKEKVDTFKKWGWSDEAFSEAFRRHPHCMLTSIEKINVVMNLWVNQLGWDALDLVRGPKIFGLSMEKTLVPRARVVQHLLAKGLRNNSTSFLTPFWVSEKVFLEKFVTCFKEESRQLLKLYQEKVSVRGKEEVGAAWCSSQMVNS, from the coding sequence ATGTTCTTCAGAAATCGCGGTTTCTCTAATTCCCAAATTAATCAAATGGTTAGAAAGGTACCATGGTTGCTTTCCTGTGACCCCTGCAAAAGGGTATTGCCAAAGTTTGATTTTTTACTCTCAAAGGGTGTTTCTAGCTCTGAAATTGTTGACCAAGTGAGTAAGAACCCTGGAATACTGGGTCCAAGCTTGAAGAATCATATAGTTCCAACCTATGAATTGATATATAAATTCTTGCAATCTGATGCAAAGACTGTTGGTTGTATCTTTGGTAATTCATTTTTCTCATACGGGGATCGTCTAGCACGCAACATCAGATTGCTGCAAGAGAATGGAGTGAGAGAATCAAACATTGCAAGATTGCTTGGGAACCGTAGTAAAGAGGTGTTTATCTCAAATGATATGGTTAAGTTGGTGAAGGAAGTAAAGGATTTGGGGTTTGATCCTTCAAAAACAACTTTTGCTGTAGCAATGATGGCCTTGAAAAGAACGAGTCCTTCCATGTGGAAGGAGAAAGTTGATACCTTCaagaaatggggttggtctgaTGAAGCCTTTTCTGAAGCATTTAGGAGGCACCCTCACTGCATGTTGACCtccattgaaaaaataaatgttgttaTGAACCTTTGGGTCAATCAGTTGGGTTGGGATGCTTTGGACCTTGTTCGAGGTCCAAAGATTTTCGGGTTGAGTATGGAGAAGACACTTGTTCCAAGGGCTCGTGTTGTTCAGCATTTACTTGCTAAGGGCTTGAGGAACAACAGTACCAGCTTTCTTACCCCGTTTTGGGTTTCTGAAAAGGTGTTTCTTGAGAAGTTTGTGACATGTTTTAAGGAGGAATCACGTCAACTATTAAAGCTGTACCAGGAAAAAGTCAGTGTTCGAGGAAAAGAGGAGGTTGGTGCAGCATGGTGCAGTTCTCAAATGGTTAACTCATGA
- the LOC137821941 gene encoding uncharacterized protein isoform X1 — MFNKLLCLKCVTSTATSCYPFIQNYPLPFSLRFFTTTSKSRSFAVSYLTDNFGFSPDSASKISNSYNICFQTPEKPESVIMFFRNRGFSNSQINQMVRKVPWLLSCDPCKRVLPKFDFLLSKGVSSSEIVDQVSKNPGILGPSLKNHIVPTYELIYKFLQSDAKTVGCIFGNSFFSYGDRLARNIRLLQENGVRESNIARLLGNRSKEVFISNDMVKLVKEVKDLGFDPSKTTFAVAMMALKRTSPSMWKEKVDTFKKWGWSDEAFSEAFRRHPHCMLTSIEKINVVMNLWVNQLGWDALDLVRGPKIFGLSMEKTLVPRARVVQHLLAKGLRNNSTSFLTPFWVSEKVFLEKFVTCFKEESRQLLKLYQEKVSVRGKEEVGAAWCSSQMVNS; from the coding sequence ATGTTCAATAAACTCCTCTGCTTGAAATGTGTCACTTCCACAGCAACATCATGTTACCCTTTTATCCAAAACTACCCATTGCCCTTTTCTCTGCGTTTCTTCACAACCACTTCAAAATCACGCTCATTTGCGGTATCCTATCTCACTGACAACTTTGGGTTCTCCCCTGATTCTGCTTCCAAAATCTCTAACTCCTACAATATTTGTTTCCAGACCCCAGAAAAGCCCGAGTCAGTGATCATGTTCTTCAGAAATCGCGGTTTCTCTAATTCCCAAATTAATCAAATGGTTAGAAAGGTACCATGGTTGCTTTCCTGTGACCCCTGCAAAAGGGTATTGCCAAAGTTTGATTTTTTACTCTCAAAGGGTGTTTCTAGCTCTGAAATTGTTGACCAAGTGAGTAAGAACCCTGGAATACTGGGTCCAAGCTTGAAGAATCATATAGTTCCAACCTATGAATTGATATATAAATTCTTGCAATCTGATGCAAAGACTGTTGGTTGTATCTTTGGTAATTCATTTTTCTCATACGGGGATCGTCTAGCACGCAACATCAGATTGCTGCAAGAGAATGGAGTGAGAGAATCAAACATTGCAAGATTGCTTGGGAACCGTAGTAAAGAGGTGTTTATCTCAAATGATATGGTTAAGTTGGTGAAGGAAGTAAAGGATTTGGGGTTTGATCCTTCAAAAACAACTTTTGCTGTAGCAATGATGGCCTTGAAAAGAACGAGTCCTTCCATGTGGAAGGAGAAAGTTGATACCTTCaagaaatggggttggtctgaTGAAGCCTTTTCTGAAGCATTTAGGAGGCACCCTCACTGCATGTTGACCtccattgaaaaaataaatgttgttaTGAACCTTTGGGTCAATCAGTTGGGTTGGGATGCTTTGGACCTTGTTCGAGGTCCAAAGATTTTCGGGTTGAGTATGGAGAAGACACTTGTTCCAAGGGCTCGTGTTGTTCAGCATTTACTTGCTAAGGGCTTGAGGAACAACAGTACCAGCTTTCTTACCCCGTTTTGGGTTTCTGAAAAGGTGTTTCTTGAGAAGTTTGTGACATGTTTTAAGGAGGAATCACGTCAACTATTAAAGCTGTACCAGGAAAAAGTCAGTGTTCGAGGAAAAGAGGAGGTTGGTGCAGCATGGTGCAGTTCTCAAATGGTTAACTCATGA